From a region of the Paeniglutamicibacter cryotolerans genome:
- a CDS encoding IS1182 family transposase: MDANGGERKRFRAFEPDAVMLVPPSLEEWLPEGHLARFIAELVENELDLTRFYASHKKAKGQPPYDPRLMLRIVLYGYCTGVRSSRQLERACTDVVALRWLAAQQAPDFRSIGRFRQRHLAALANVFLQALELCRAAGMVKLGMVALDGTKLRANASRHQAMSYARLTEKQKVLAQEISDLMAEAKTVDESEDAKFGPGKRGDELPVELANRQARSKAMAAARASLEQEAADKARVEAEEKAAKRGDDDDEITGAGDTAARESEPRPTAQRNFTDPEARIMKTADGSYHYCYNAQAVVDAGHQVIVAAELGQGANDYGQLVPMVERVQENLGMMPKTLSADAGYCSKANLVEAGRMEAEHGTGFFISTARVKHSTPIPESPRGRIPANATLGERMARKLKTKPGKKIYSRRKVIVEPVFGQIKTRQGKHLLLRGLQNAQAEWKLLAAGHNLLKLHAFRAQGAG; this comes from the coding sequence ATGGATGCCAACGGCGGGGAGCGGAAGCGGTTCAGGGCCTTTGAACCCGATGCGGTGATGCTGGTGCCACCCTCCCTGGAGGAGTGGCTGCCCGAGGGGCACCTGGCCCGGTTCATCGCCGAACTGGTCGAGAACGAGCTGGACCTGACCCGGTTCTACGCCTCCCACAAAAAGGCCAAGGGCCAGCCGCCGTACGACCCGCGGCTGATGCTGCGCATCGTGCTCTACGGCTACTGCACCGGGGTCCGCTCCTCCCGCCAGCTGGAGCGCGCATGCACGGACGTGGTGGCGTTGCGCTGGCTGGCTGCCCAACAGGCCCCGGATTTCCGATCCATCGGCCGCTTCCGCCAACGCCACCTGGCCGCCTTGGCCAACGTGTTCCTGCAGGCGCTAGAACTCTGCCGGGCCGCGGGCATGGTCAAACTCGGGATGGTCGCGCTGGACGGAACGAAGCTGCGGGCCAACGCCTCTCGGCACCAGGCGATGTCCTACGCGCGGCTGACCGAAAAGCAGAAGGTCCTGGCCCAGGAGATCAGCGATCTGATGGCGGAGGCCAAGACCGTGGACGAGTCCGAGGATGCGAAGTTCGGTCCCGGTAAGCGCGGGGACGAGCTGCCGGTGGAACTGGCCAACCGGCAGGCCCGGTCCAAGGCCATGGCCGCCGCGCGGGCTTCCTTGGAGCAGGAGGCCGCGGACAAGGCACGGGTAGAAGCCGAAGAGAAGGCCGCCAAGCGCGGGGATGACGATGATGAGATCACCGGTGCCGGTGACACCGCAGCCCGGGAATCGGAACCGAGGCCCACGGCGCAACGGAATTTCACGGATCCGGAAGCGCGGATCATGAAGACCGCCGACGGGTCCTATCACTATTGCTATAACGCGCAGGCGGTGGTGGACGCCGGGCATCAGGTCATTGTTGCCGCCGAGTTGGGCCAAGGGGCCAACGATTACGGACAGCTGGTCCCCATGGTCGAGCGGGTCCAGGAAAACCTGGGCATGATGCCCAAAACGTTGAGCGCCGATGCCGGGTACTGCTCGAAGGCGAACCTGGTGGAGGCGGGGCGGATGGAGGCGGAGCATGGGACCGGGTTCTTCATCTCCACCGCCCGGGTGAAGCACTCCACCCCGATCCCGGAGTCCCCGCGGGGCCGGATCCCGGCCAACGCCACCTTGGGTGAGCGGATGGCCCGGAAGCTGAAGACCAAGCCCGGAAAGAAGATCTACTCGCGCCGGAAGGTCATCGTGGAACCGGTGTTCGGGCAGATCAAAACCCGTCAGGGTAAGCACTTGTTGTTGCGCGGACTTCAGAACGCGCAGGCGGAGTGGAAGTTGTTGGCGGCAGGGCATAACCTGCTCAAGTTGCATGCGTTCCGGGCCCAGGGTGCCGGATAG